Proteins encoded by one window of Streptomyces sp. NBC_01477:
- a CDS encoding TROVE domain-containing protein, with product MSRFNTRTARPSAESPVRSTGERTPTAEGAAGYRRDAKSELFLLAVANFVGTDTFYEKGGDRDDRYTQLVRHLALDDPEWVARMLAWLRGDGNMRTAAIVGAVEYVKARLDDARSYERSRKEQGADVPATALSGDGLPASVTANRRVIASVLKRADEPGELLAYWTSRYGRRIPKPVKRGIEDALGDLYTERGLLKFDTASKGFRFGDVIELVHPAPKAAWQGDLFRHAIDRRHNRDNPVPDSLRLLDARARITRWPVEERREAVRRPDAADLLKDAGMTWEALAGWLQGPMDRAAWEAVIPSMGYMALLRNLRNFDEAGVSDEVAATVAAKLADPGEVARSRQLPMRFYSAFNAAPSLRWGHALEQALTASLGNVPVLGGRTLVMVDTSGSMNGAFSRDGSLMRWDAAALFGLALGRRAASADVVSFSSARLYARDAPGAKTRAFPLTRGGSLLGDVQKWKDGGWFLGGGTDTAAALRKEFAGHDRVVVVTDEQTGADPREVTAAIPATVPMYTWNLAGYEAGHAPSGELDRHAFGGLTDAAFRMIPLLESARTTH from the coding sequence ATGTCCAGGTTCAACACCCGTACGGCCAGGCCGTCCGCCGAATCGCCCGTACGGTCGACCGGAGAGCGCACCCCGACCGCCGAGGGGGCGGCCGGTTACCGGCGCGACGCGAAGTCGGAGCTGTTCCTGCTGGCGGTCGCCAACTTCGTCGGCACCGACACCTTCTACGAGAAGGGCGGGGACCGCGACGACCGCTACACGCAGCTCGTCCGCCACCTCGCCCTCGACGACCCCGAGTGGGTCGCCCGGATGCTGGCGTGGCTGCGCGGCGACGGCAACATGCGGACCGCCGCGATCGTGGGCGCCGTCGAATACGTCAAAGCCCGGCTGGACGACGCCCGTTCGTACGAGCGGAGCCGCAAGGAGCAGGGCGCCGACGTGCCGGCCACCGCGCTGTCCGGCGACGGCCTGCCCGCCTCGGTCACCGCGAACCGCCGGGTGATCGCCTCGGTCCTCAAGCGCGCCGACGAGCCTGGCGAGCTGCTCGCCTACTGGACATCCCGCTACGGGCGGCGCATACCGAAGCCGGTGAAGCGGGGCATCGAGGACGCCCTCGGCGACCTGTACACCGAGCGCGGCCTCCTGAAGTTCGACACCGCGTCCAAGGGCTTCCGGTTCGGCGATGTCATCGAACTCGTCCACCCCGCGCCCAAGGCCGCCTGGCAGGGCGACCTGTTCCGGCACGCCATCGACCGCCGCCACAACCGCGACAACCCCGTACCGGACTCGCTGCGCCTTCTCGACGCCCGCGCGCGGATCACGCGGTGGCCGGTCGAGGAGCGGCGCGAGGCGGTCCGGCGCCCGGACGCGGCGGATCTCCTCAAAGACGCCGGTATGACCTGGGAGGCGCTGGCCGGTTGGCTCCAGGGGCCGATGGACCGGGCGGCGTGGGAGGCGGTCATCCCGTCGATGGGGTACATGGCGCTGCTGCGCAACCTGCGCAATTTCGACGAGGCGGGCGTGTCCGACGAGGTGGCCGCCACGGTCGCGGCGAAGCTCGCCGACCCCGGTGAGGTGGCCCGCTCCCGGCAGCTGCCGATGCGGTTCTACTCGGCCTTCAACGCGGCGCCGTCGCTGCGCTGGGGCCACGCCCTGGAGCAGGCGCTCACGGCGTCGCTGGGCAACGTTCCGGTGCTCGGCGGCCGGACGCTGGTCATGGTGGACACGTCCGGGTCGATGAACGGGGCCTTCTCCCGCGACGGTTCGCTGATGCGCTGGGACGCCGCGGCGCTGTTCGGCCTGGCCCTCGGCCGCCGCGCCGCGTCCGCGGACGTGGTGTCGTTCTCCAGCGCCCGCCTCTACGCCCGCGACGCACCCGGCGCGAAGACCAGGGCCTTCCCCCTCACCCGCGGCGGCTCGCTCCTCGGCGACGTGCAGAAGTGGAAGGACGGCGGCTGGTTCCTGGGCGGCGGCACCGACACGGCGGCGGCGCTGCGGAAGGAGTTCGCCGGCCACGACCGGGTCGTCGTCGTCACCGACGAGCAGACGGGCGCGGACCCGCGCGAGGTGACCGCGGCGATCCCGGCGACGGTGCCGATGTACACCTGGAATCTGGCCGGTTACGAGGCCGGCCACGCCCCGTCCGGCGAACTCGACCGGCACGCTTTCGGCGGCCTCACCGACGCGGCGTTCCGCATGATCCCCCTCCTGGAATCCGCCCGCACCACCCACTAG
- a CDS encoding EF-hand domain-containing protein — MASIFQERKLKGMFAAFDADGDGYLREEDFRALVARWSRLPGVGPGTELRTRVETLLMGWWATLLETGDIDGDGAVDLDEVLLLVDRLPAMVADVTATADTVFDAVDANGDGVISPEEHRRLVETWNGQPVDTAGVFELLDLNGDGHLSREEFALLWSQFWISDDPAEPGNWLCGPFPG; from the coding sequence ATGGCCAGCATATTTCAGGAGCGCAAGCTCAAAGGGATGTTCGCCGCGTTCGACGCGGACGGCGACGGCTACCTGCGCGAGGAGGACTTCAGGGCGCTCGTCGCCCGCTGGAGCCGGCTGCCGGGAGTCGGCCCGGGGACGGAGCTGCGTACCCGGGTGGAGACGCTGCTGATGGGCTGGTGGGCGACGCTGCTGGAAACCGGGGACATCGACGGGGACGGCGCGGTCGACCTGGACGAAGTGCTGCTGCTCGTCGACCGGTTGCCCGCCATGGTCGCGGACGTCACCGCGACCGCCGACACCGTCTTCGACGCCGTGGACGCCAACGGCGACGGCGTCATCTCCCCCGAGGAGCACCGCAGGCTCGTCGAGACCTGGAACGGGCAGCCGGTGGACACCGCGGGCGTCTTCGAACTGCTCGACCTGAACGGCGACGGCCACCTCAGCCGCGAGGAATTCGCCCTGCTGTGGAGCCAGTTCTGGATCAGTGACGACCCGGCGGAACCGGGCAACTGGCTCTGCGGCCCCTTCCCCGGCTAG
- a CDS encoding type II toxin-antitoxin system HicA family toxin produces the protein MKYRDLIGKIRKAAKAKGVLFEMQRQKGSHQMWTCGSTPVVIPKHSEVNELTAASICKTLETELGEGWWR, from the coding sequence GTGAAGTACCGAGACCTCATCGGCAAGATCCGGAAAGCCGCCAAAGCAAAAGGCGTTCTCTTCGAAATGCAGCGGCAGAAGGGCAGTCATCAGATGTGGACGTGCGGTTCCACGCCCGTCGTCATCCCCAAGCACAGCGAGGTCAACGAACTTACTGCAGCAAGCATCTGCAAGACGCTGGAAACCGAACTCGGAGAGGGGTGGTGGCGATGA
- a CDS encoding VWA domain-containing protein: MDVSALLLGSNGKVRSDEDLVFYHHPAQDGVSVTGDTVTADLPRIPAGVGTVVIVASVDPSRPGDVFTTAPVLTASQGNDTGLTFAPPDFTAGETVVVLAEIYRRDGGWKVRAVGQGYASGLAGLATDYGVDVDPEPPASPPRLPTPRTSPAASNSSPEDRLPLPTLEAQAPALVATSQQASQALAHTGATDRRAAVYLILDHDWSMEQLYASFVVQAFAERVLALSVTLDDDGSVPVIFSSGNEPLMEEIRLDNYRGRIAQLHTQVAWGWGNVAASMRAAVNHYRDVGAVDPAFVIVQVTDEPWDKPEFRSLLQSTADARVFWLFVGFGHGKLAFYKNLNATTAASFSHVGFYEAGKNPGAVPDDTFYAGLVGEFGTWLSR; the protein is encoded by the coding sequence GTGGATGTCTCGGCGCTGCTGCTCGGCTCGAACGGCAAGGTCCGCAGCGATGAGGACCTGGTCTTCTACCATCACCCGGCGCAGGACGGCGTCAGCGTCACGGGCGATACGGTCACGGCTGACCTGCCGCGTATCCCCGCGGGCGTCGGCACCGTGGTGATCGTCGCCAGCGTCGATCCGTCCCGTCCGGGGGACGTGTTCACCACCGCGCCGGTGCTCACCGCGAGCCAGGGGAACGACACCGGACTGACCTTCGCGCCACCGGACTTCACGGCGGGGGAGACCGTCGTCGTACTCGCGGAGATCTACCGCCGGGACGGGGGATGGAAGGTGCGGGCCGTGGGCCAGGGATACGCGTCCGGCCTGGCCGGTCTCGCCACCGACTACGGCGTCGACGTGGATCCTGAGCCGCCGGCGTCGCCGCCTCGACTGCCCACCCCGAGAACGTCCCCGGCCGCGTCGAACTCCTCGCCCGAAGACCGGCTGCCGCTGCCCACGCTCGAAGCGCAGGCCCCGGCGCTGGTGGCCACTTCGCAGCAGGCGAGCCAGGCGCTCGCGCACACCGGAGCGACCGACCGGCGCGCGGCGGTGTACCTCATCCTCGACCACGACTGGTCCATGGAGCAGTTGTACGCGTCGTTCGTCGTACAGGCGTTCGCCGAACGGGTGCTGGCCCTGTCGGTGACCCTCGATGACGACGGCAGTGTGCCGGTGATCTTCTCCAGCGGGAACGAACCGCTCATGGAGGAGATCCGCCTCGACAACTACCGGGGCCGGATCGCCCAGCTGCACACGCAGGTCGCGTGGGGCTGGGGCAATGTCGCCGCGTCGATGCGCGCCGCGGTCAACCACTACCGGGACGTCGGTGCCGTCGATCCCGCCTTCGTCATCGTTCAGGTCACGGACGAGCCCTGGGACAAGCCGGAGTTCCGCTCCCTGCTGCAAAGCACCGCCGACGCACGGGTGTTCTGGCTGTTCGTCGGCTTCGGGCACGGAAAACTCGCCTTCTACAAGAACCTCAACGCCACGACCGCCGCCAGCTTCTCCCACGTCGGCTTCTACGAGGCCGGCAAGAATCCCGGGGCCGTCCCGGATGACACCTTCTACGCCGGCCTGGTCGGCGAGTTCGGTACGTGGCTGAGCCGGTAG
- a CDS encoding DUF4287 domain-containing protein codes for MTTEKSGPASYFPSIEKKYGRPIAEWQGLIRASPLTRHGELVGWLTSEYGLGHGHANALVAHTRAQDAAA; via the coding sequence ATGACCACAGAAAAGAGCGGCCCCGCAAGCTACTTCCCCTCGATCGAGAAGAAGTACGGCCGCCCGATCGCGGAGTGGCAGGGCCTGATCCGCGCCTCCCCGCTGACCCGGCACGGGGAACTCGTCGGCTGGCTCACCTCCGAGTACGGACTCGGCCACGGCCACGCCAACGCGCTGGTCGCGCACACCCGCGCGCAGGACGCCGCGGCCTGA
- a CDS encoding glycoside hydrolase family 19 protein, with translation MSRQRLIAFLAALAAIVGLAILVPMSSTASAADCATAWNSSSVYTGGMSASYNSHNWSAKWWTQGETPGAADVWADQGGCTGGTGGTGGSTGGGCSYPAWAAGHAYTTGAIVQYTNGLYYIATHDNPGYDPTISTWYWSPYTCTGGTGGSGGTTPPPAGGFVVSEAQFNQMFPGRNSFYTYSGLTAALGAYPGFATTGSDTVKKQEAAAFLANVSHETGGLVYIVEQNTANYSHYCDTSQSYGCPAGQSAYYGRGPIQLSWNFNYKAAGDSLGIDLLHNPNLVQTDASIAWKTGLWYWNTQSGPGTMTPHNAMVNGAGFGETIRSINGSIECNGGNPAQVQSRVNAYQSFTSILGVPAGNNLSC, from the coding sequence GTGTCGAGACAGCGTCTCATCGCGTTCCTGGCCGCGCTCGCGGCCATCGTGGGCCTGGCGATCCTGGTGCCCATGTCGTCCACCGCCTCGGCGGCCGACTGCGCCACCGCGTGGAATTCGTCCTCGGTCTACACCGGCGGAATGTCCGCCTCGTACAACAGCCACAACTGGTCCGCGAAATGGTGGACGCAGGGCGAGACGCCCGGCGCCGCCGACGTCTGGGCCGATCAGGGCGGGTGCACCGGCGGTACGGGTGGCACCGGCGGATCGACCGGCGGCGGCTGTAGCTACCCGGCCTGGGCGGCGGGCCACGCCTACACCACCGGCGCCATCGTGCAGTACACCAACGGCCTTTACTACATTGCCACCCACGACAACCCGGGCTACGACCCGACGATCAGCACCTGGTACTGGAGCCCGTACACCTGCACCGGCGGCACCGGCGGATCGGGCGGCACCACCCCGCCGCCGGCCGGCGGATTCGTGGTCAGCGAGGCGCAGTTCAACCAGATGTTCCCCGGGCGGAATTCCTTCTACACCTACAGCGGCCTGACCGCGGCACTCGGCGCGTACCCGGGCTTCGCCACCACCGGCAGCGACACGGTGAAGAAGCAGGAGGCCGCGGCCTTCCTCGCCAACGTCAGCCACGAGACCGGCGGTCTGGTCTACATCGTGGAGCAGAACACCGCCAACTACTCCCATTACTGCGACACGAGCCAGTCCTACGGCTGCCCCGCCGGACAGTCGGCGTACTACGGCCGCGGGCCGATCCAGCTCAGCTGGAACTTCAACTACAAGGCCGCCGGGGACTCCTTGGGCATCGACCTGCTGCACAACCCGAACCTCGTCCAGACCGACGCGTCCATCGCCTGGAAGACCGGCCTGTGGTACTGGAACACCCAGTCGGGCCCCGGCACGATGACCCCGCACAACGCCATGGTCAACGGCGCCGGCTTCGGTGAGACCATCCGCAGCATCAACGGCAGCATCGAGTGCAACGGCGGCAACCCCGCCCAGGTCCAGTCCCGCGTCAACGCCTACCAGAGCTTCACGTCCATCCTGGGCGTGCCCGCGGGCAACAACCTCTCCTGCTGA
- the cutA gene encoding divalent-cation tolerance protein CutA yields the protein MTGFVQVCTATATRGQAVELAESVVRERLAAGAQVVGPVTSVFWHLGEFGTGEEWQLLLKTTAERYPALEAHLLKHHQWDKPEVAAVPVVAGSEAYLRWVEQSTGPTDPS from the coding sequence ATGACTGGCTTTGTGCAGGTGTGCACCGCAACCGCGACGCGGGGGCAGGCGGTAGAGCTCGCGGAGTCCGTGGTGCGGGAGCGGCTGGCTGCTGGGGCTCAGGTGGTGGGACCGGTGACGTCGGTGTTCTGGCATCTTGGGGAGTTCGGAACAGGTGAGGAGTGGCAACTGCTGCTCAAAACGACCGCCGAGCGGTATCCCGCGCTGGAAGCTCACCTGCTCAAGCATCATCAATGGGACAAACCCGAAGTGGCCGCCGTTCCGGTCGTAGCTGGCTCGGAGGCGTACCTGCGCTGGGTCGAGCAGAGCACGGGGCCGACCGATCCCTCGTAG
- a CDS encoding esterase-like activity of phytase family protein has translation MRVKALLAGSSVVLTAAACLAAAGPAQAHGGRTDHRPAPPAAGRCSASVAIDGFSDALDKTTFDGTFVGNLSALAPDAHGTLAALSDRSSLFTLSGRTLGDLAPSKVVPLADEKGQPLDSEALVVDRDGTRLITSEVEPTIRRYSRDGSTILGSLPVPQELKVAPAGRATSNLTFEGLAFQPGGRTLVASVEGALSGDDHTTVRFQTWQRTGSADFRLGRQYAYPVDTDAHGTVLGVSDIAATGDGRLLVLERGFTAGAGNTVRLYVADLSHATDVSGVTDLTGQKNVRLVRKTLLADLGACPSLGATAKQPQTNPLLDNIEGMAVTGYGPGGRLRLLLVSDDNQNPAQITRFYELSARLPRG, from the coding sequence GTGCGCGTGAAAGCCCTTCTCGCAGGTTCGTCCGTCGTCCTCACCGCCGCCGCTTGCCTGGCCGCGGCCGGACCGGCCCAGGCCCACGGCGGCCGTACGGACCACCGCCCCGCACCGCCCGCCGCCGGGCGGTGTTCCGCGTCCGTGGCCATCGACGGCTTCTCCGACGCGCTCGACAAGACGACCTTCGACGGTACGTTCGTCGGCAACCTCTCCGCGCTGGCCCCCGACGCGCACGGCACCCTCGCCGCGCTCTCCGACCGGTCCTCGCTGTTCACCCTGAGCGGCCGCACCCTGGGCGACCTGGCGCCGAGCAAGGTCGTGCCGCTCGCCGACGAGAAGGGGCAGCCGCTGGACTCCGAGGCCCTGGTGGTCGACCGTGACGGTACCCGGCTGATCACCTCCGAGGTGGAGCCGACGATCCGCCGCTACAGCCGTGACGGCAGCACCATCCTCGGCAGCCTGCCGGTGCCGCAGGAGCTGAAGGTCGCCCCCGCCGGCCGCGCCACCAGCAACCTGACCTTCGAGGGCCTCGCGTTCCAGCCCGGCGGCCGGACCCTCGTCGCGTCCGTGGAAGGCGCGCTGTCCGGCGACGACCACACCACCGTGCGCTTCCAGACCTGGCAGCGCACCGGCTCGGCGGACTTCCGGCTCGGCCGCCAGTACGCCTACCCCGTCGACACCGACGCCCACGGCACCGTCCTCGGCGTCTCCGACATCGCGGCCACCGGCGACGGCCGGCTGCTCGTCCTGGAACGCGGCTTCACCGCCGGGGCCGGCAACACCGTGCGGCTGTACGTGGCCGACCTCTCCCACGCCACCGACGTCAGCGGCGTCACCGACCTGACCGGGCAGAAGAACGTACGGCTCGTACGCAAGACGCTGCTCGCCGACCTCGGCGCCTGCCCGTCCCTCGGCGCCACCGCCAAGCAGCCCCAGACCAACCCGCTGCTCGACAACATCGAGGGCATGGCCGTCACCGGGTACGGCCCCGGCGGGCGGCTGCGGCTGCTGCTGGTCAGCGACGACAACCAGAACCCGGCGCAGATCACCCGGTTCTACGAGCTGAGCGCGCGGCTGCCGAGGGGCTGA
- a CDS encoding aminoglycoside phosphotransferase has protein sequence MPRIPFEQLPADVRQTVADKTGAVHQAVTAPGGMNSALASVLDTDSGPVFVKGIPADHPQAGAQRREAAVAAYLPCSCPRLYWHLELGGWSLLGYEVVDGRHADYTPGSPDLHLVEAALTELQGITAPADVEIKQAVDRWAQYAPPGTLQHFDGDALLHTDFAPDNVLISGGRARLIDWAWPTRGAAWIDPGALALHLMNAGHPAEAAVDFAGRFRSWRDAAPEALAAFGAATASLWREIAEHDDAPWKRAMAGQGTTLARALGKNV, from the coding sequence ATGCCCCGTATCCCCTTCGAGCAACTTCCCGCCGACGTCCGTCAGACCGTCGCCGACAAGACCGGCGCTGTGCACCAAGCGGTGACCGCACCCGGCGGCATGAACTCCGCCCTCGCCTCCGTCCTCGACACGGACAGCGGCCCCGTCTTCGTGAAGGGCATCCCGGCCGACCATCCCCAGGCCGGTGCACAGCGCCGTGAGGCAGCGGTGGCCGCGTACCTGCCCTGCTCCTGCCCGCGCCTGTACTGGCACCTGGAGCTCGGCGGCTGGAGCCTCCTCGGCTACGAGGTGGTCGACGGCCGCCACGCCGACTACACCCCGGGCTCCCCGGACCTGCACCTCGTGGAAGCGGCGCTCACCGAACTGCAAGGGATCACCGCACCGGCCGACGTCGAGATCAAGCAGGCCGTGGACCGTTGGGCGCAGTACGCGCCGCCGGGCACGTTGCAGCACTTCGACGGTGACGCGCTGCTGCATACGGACTTCGCCCCGGACAACGTCCTGATCTCTGGAGGGCGGGCACGGCTCATCGACTGGGCGTGGCCAACCCGCGGCGCCGCCTGGATCGACCCGGGCGCGCTGGCGCTGCATCTCATGAACGCCGGCCACCCGGCCGAGGCGGCGGTCGACTTCGCGGGCCGGTTCCGGTCGTGGCGCGACGCGGCGCCGGAAGCTCTGGCGGCCTTCGGTGCCGCCACCGCATCCTTGTGGCGGGAGATCGCCGAGCATGACGACGCGCCCTGGAAAAGGGCGATGGCGGGACAGGGGACGACGCTGGCGCGCGCCCTCGGTAAGAACGTGTAG
- a CDS encoding G1 family glutamic endopeptidase, with translation MHSAGLVGDGLTDVGGKLLEGDTGHGHEARFLGCSAIGGAAPVRVRPEPYRAWYEMVPAPPVYYGDAVAPGDTLTATVNHDNGSGYTLILSDATRGWSHTTVKSGGADEEAEVIAEANTTYMAPFNQVTFTNTTINGVPMGTLNWTALSLPSSSFFTVASPGPFNAAGDSFPVYSATDH, from the coding sequence GTGCACAGCGCCGGTCTTGTCGGCGACGGTCTGACGGACGTCGGCGGGAAGTTGCTCGAAGGGGATACGGGGCATGGACACGAGGCGCGGTTCCTTGGCTGCTCGGCGATTGGGGGTGCCGCCCCGGTCAGGGTACGACCGGAGCCGTACCGCGCCTGGTACGAGATGGTCCCGGCCCCGCCGGTGTACTACGGCGACGCGGTGGCCCCCGGCGACACGCTGACCGCGACCGTCAACCACGACAACGGGAGCGGCTACACGCTGATCCTGAGCGACGCCACCCGCGGCTGGTCGCACACCACGGTGAAAAGCGGCGGGGCGGACGAGGAGGCCGAGGTCATCGCCGAGGCCAACACCACGTACATGGCGCCGTTCAACCAGGTCACCTTCACCAACACCACGATCAACGGCGTCCCGATGGGCACGCTGAACTGGACCGCGCTGTCCCTGCCGTCGTCCAGCTTCTTCACGGTGGCCAGCCCCGGCCCGTTCAACGCCGCCGGGGACTCGTTCCCGGTCTACTCGGCCACGGACCACTGA
- a CDS encoding type II toxin-antitoxin system TacA family antitoxin, translating to MGTRMERGTNHRTPPKNDRIQLRVSDERRARYEAAAAIQGKSLTEFVTAAADTATEHALADRRLFPLDDEAWEKFNAMLDAPPKVIPELVELFARPDVFGGDA from the coding sequence ATGGGAACCAGGATGGAACGTGGAACCAACCATCGAACACCCCCGAAGAATGATCGCATCCAACTCAGAGTCTCTGACGAGCGTCGAGCGCGGTACGAGGCAGCGGCGGCCATCCAGGGAAAGTCGCTGACGGAGTTCGTCACAGCAGCTGCCGACACCGCGACGGAGCACGCCTTGGCTGACCGGCGGCTCTTCCCCCTCGACGATGAAGCGTGGGAGAAATTCAATGCAATGCTCGATGCACCCCCGAAAGTAATTCCTGAGCTGGTAGAACTTTTCGCTCGCCCGGACGTATTCGGGGGCGATGCGTGA
- a CDS encoding DUF4232 domain-containing protein: MSIRNTSRGIPAVLLLTAGFALAACGPSDDSSGPAAVSSPTPSSSTPPASSTAAPPSGPATSTTGDTPAATKPSTANGAAGSTVAGCATSRLKITTADQNSGAGSTMFELVFQNTGSAPCTLHGYPGVSFVTSDNAQLGKAAARTGGATPVVTLIPNAHAYVDVRTVNGVGGYDPAACKLTKVPALRIYPPNQKQSVNIAWNQEECVGPTIQNLQVGPAHSNR, translated from the coding sequence ATGAGCATCAGGAACACCAGCCGCGGGATACCGGCGGTCCTGCTCCTCACCGCCGGATTCGCGCTGGCCGCGTGCGGCCCCTCCGACGACTCCTCCGGCCCGGCGGCCGTGTCCTCGCCGACCCCGTCGTCGTCCACGCCGCCCGCCTCCTCGACGGCCGCGCCACCGTCCGGGCCTGCCACGAGCACGACCGGCGACACCCCGGCGGCCACCAAGCCCAGCACCGCGAACGGCGCCGCCGGCTCGACGGTGGCGGGCTGCGCCACCAGCCGCCTGAAGATCACCACCGCGGACCAGAACAGCGGCGCCGGCAGCACCATGTTCGAGCTGGTCTTCCAGAACACCGGCAGCGCCCCCTGCACCCTGCACGGCTACCCGGGCGTCTCCTTCGTGACGTCCGACAACGCCCAGCTCGGCAAGGCCGCCGCCAGGACCGGCGGCGCGACTCCCGTCGTCACCCTGATCCCCAACGCCCACGCGTACGTCGACGTGCGCACGGTCAACGGCGTGGGCGGCTACGACCCGGCCGCCTGCAAGCTCACCAAGGTGCCGGCCCTGCGCATCTATCCGCCGAACCAGAAGCAGTCCGTCAACATCGCGTGGAATCAGGAGGAGTGCGTCGGCCCCACCATCCAGAACCTCCAGGTGGGTCCGGCCCACAGCAACCGCTGA
- a CDS encoding type II toxin-antitoxin system HicB family antitoxin: MSTYRVTARRSGDWWALEVPDLPGVHSQTKRLDRAASEAREAISLMLDVEADSIEVEVETQLPPEVREVLQAVARAHKAAEAAALQEREAMVRAASVLTQNLSQRDAGEVMGVSFQRISQLLKSNMSRPSVSRGKQKDRKEDQTRARRAAKRHVG; this comes from the coding sequence ATGAGTACATACCGTGTCACGGCACGCCGCAGTGGCGATTGGTGGGCTCTCGAAGTTCCCGACCTGCCCGGAGTTCACAGCCAGACGAAACGACTGGACCGCGCTGCCAGCGAGGCACGGGAAGCCATTAGCTTGATGCTGGATGTCGAAGCTGACAGCATCGAGGTCGAAGTGGAGACCCAGCTCCCTCCGGAAGTGAGGGAAGTACTGCAAGCCGTCGCCAGAGCACACAAGGCGGCGGAAGCAGCCGCGTTGCAGGAGCGCGAGGCCATGGTGCGCGCAGCGTCTGTCCTTACACAAAATCTCAGCCAGCGGGATGCCGGCGAGGTGATGGGCGTGTCCTTCCAGCGGATCTCGCAACTGTTGAAGTCGAACATGTCTCGACCTTCCGTGTCGCGCGGGAAGCAGAAGGATCGCAAGGAGGATCAGACGCGTGCCAGGCGCGCAGCCAAGCGTCACGTCGGCTAG
- a CDS encoding GNAT family N-acetyltransferase, translating into MHDTKGFDCGDPVLDQWLKRYALTNHRSGAARVFVSTIKDDEVVGYYCLSTASAPKADLPDRTGKGMPQPVPLILLGRLAVDSAHQGNGLGAGLLRDAIQRTLIAAESVGVRAMLTHAATPEAAKFYARFGFIPSPTDELHMVLILKDVRSILGPDSN; encoded by the coding sequence ATGCACGACACCAAAGGTTTCGATTGCGGTGACCCAGTGCTGGACCAGTGGCTCAAACGATATGCCTTGACGAACCACCGCAGCGGCGCAGCGCGCGTCTTCGTCTCGACGATCAAAGACGATGAGGTAGTCGGCTACTACTGCCTCTCCACCGCGTCAGCCCCCAAAGCGGACCTTCCCGACCGCACCGGTAAAGGCATGCCACAACCGGTACCCCTGATCTTACTGGGTCGCCTTGCCGTGGACTCGGCTCACCAGGGGAACGGGCTCGGAGCCGGATTGCTACGCGATGCGATCCAGCGCACTCTCATTGCGGCAGAGTCTGTAGGAGTAAGAGCCATGCTCACACATGCCGCTACCCCGGAAGCCGCGAAATTCTACGCACGATTTGGCTTCATACCCTCACCGACCGACGAGCTGCATATGGTACTCATACTCAAGGACGTGCGTTCGATCCTTGGACCCGACTCCAATTAG